The following coding sequences lie in one Saccopteryx bilineata isolate mSacBil1 chromosome 5, mSacBil1_pri_phased_curated, whole genome shotgun sequence genomic window:
- the LOC136306420 gene encoding collagen alpha-1(I) chain-like — protein MEVPPSLYRGHCKKTATVNQQRPWAGMRSLRTGSQNQQTKTDPACAQGASQNQQTRTDPACAQGASQNQQTRTDPACAQGASQNQQTRVDPACAQGASQNQQTRGLLFGPSSQDRPAALLQLVPALRTPALPSLSGHSASSSPRVPISEPEQPLLQGAHGSAGSPAVPSSARLSTGTCPRSPCSRVLTAVLAPLPCPPLPASPLAPVHAARAAAPAPGPGALGSLSWAVGCGRTASQTAAQASSEPPPGPWCQAPAAAVLGCGLWAHRLSDGCPSLVRAPVRPLSGHCPAAGSSRPPCSVSAEAWPRTPSVGSLGTGRASSPEDVLPGAQMNKQRNSATLRTPASRPAARSGAGAGQGGLSPQLPKDRGHGAPSPSLRGPGDLRPPDHHRPGGRCSRAAEVTAPPPAPHLGTSLPGGQQRRLGNTHCLGQGLGGQLSSRDQAEPPVASCPRTHCGDTTREAALVSVRTGAGSLDRTTVLGPPDVALEGEPAPQEPTAVPGSRRPHRSPRPSPGAGGPTGAHGRPREPEAPQEPTAVPGSRRPHRSPRPSPGAGGPTGARGRPREPEAPQEPTPWSQRPHRSPRPSPGAGGPTGAHAVEPEAPQEPAAVPGSRRPHRSPRRGAGGPTGARGRPREPEAPQEPAAVPGSRRPHRSPRRPREPEAPQEPTPSPGAGGPTGAHSRPREPAPQEPTPSPGAGGPTGARGRPREPEAPQEPAAVPGSRRPHRSPRPSPGAGGPTGAHGRPPRELEAPQEPAAVSPPPGAGGPTGARGRVPPPELEAPQEPAAVSPPPGAGGPTGAHIVPGSWRPTGAHGRPRELEAPTRRPRNPSNLSCRGRLLYPCPVLGPVLCRPGSHAGGRKSYRSGAPAANGRDRSAPPMVPKKDAEGPRIGGLPRAHWQGLLRAHHPQRTVPPGRAGQGMAPGGSALPPEGHKNFLQSAQGLPVLTARGPLPPPKGWAPAEGEEVGTPVTEGSLASIPYPQQ, from the exons ATGGAGGTCCCACCCTCCCTCTACAGAGGACACTGCAAGAAGACAGCCACCGTGAACCAGCAGAGGCCTTGGGCTGGGATGCGCAGCCTCCGGACC GGCAGCCAGAACCAGCAGACGAAGACGGACCCTGCCTGTGCCCAGGGAGCCAGCCAGAACCAGCAGACGAGGACGGACCCTGCCTGTGCCCAGGGAGCCAGCCAGAACCAGCAGACAAGGACGGACCCTGCCTGTGCCCAGGGAGCCAGCCAGAACCAGCAGACGAGGGTGGACCCTGCCTGTGCCCAGGGAGCCAGCCAGAACCAGCAGACGAGG GGCCTGCTCTTCGGGCCCTCGTCCCAGGACAGGCCTGCCGCCCTCCTCCAGCTTGTCCCGGCTCTCCGCACTCCCGCTCTGCCTTCTCTGAGTGGACACAGTGCGTCCTCCAGCCCGAGGGTCCCCATCTCTGAG CCCGAGCAGCCCCTGCTCCAGGGTGCCCACGGCAGTGCTGGCTCCCCTGCCGTGCCCTCCTCTGCCCGCCTCTCCACTGGCACCTGTCCACGCAGCCCCTGCTCCAGGGTGCTCACGGCAGTGCTGGCTCCCCTGCCGTGCCCTCCACTGCCCGCCTCTCCACTGGCACCTGTGCACGCGGCCCGAGCAGCAGCCCCTGCTCCAGG CCCAGGGGCCCTAGGCTCTCTGTcctgggctgtgggctgtgggcgcACCGCCTCTCAGACGGCTGCCCAAGCCTCGTCAGAGCCCCCGCCCGGCCCCTGGTGCCAGGCCCCTGCAGCTGCCGTcctgggctgtgggctgtgggcgcACCGCCTCTCAGACGGCTGCCCAAGCCTCGTCAGAGCCCCTGTCCGGCCCCTG TCTGGACACTGTCCGGCTGCTGGCTCCTCGCGGCCCCCCTGCTCTGTCTCCGCTGAGGCCTGGCCACGGACCCCGTCCGTCGGGAGCCTCGGCACCGGCAGGGCCTCCAGCCCCGAAGACGTGCTCCCTGGCGCACAAATGAATAAGCAACGCAACTCGGCCACGCTGCGGACCCCTGCCAGCCGCCCCGCTGCCCGCTCAGGAGCTGGTGCGGGGCAGGGCGGACTGTCCCCGCAGCTGCCAAAGGACAGAGGACACGGCGCCCCTTCGCCCTCCCTGCGG GGTCCGGGAGACCTGAGGCCCCCAGACCACCACCGACCCGGGGGACGCTGCAGCCGGGCTGCTGAGGTCacagctcctcctccagcaccGCACCTCGGAACCTCCCTGCCTGGCGGCCAGCAGCGCCGGCTGGGCAACACTCACTGTCTGGGCCAGGGCCTCGGCGGCCAGCTGTCCTCCCGCGACCAGGCCGAGCCGCC GGTGGCCTCCTGTCCGCGGACGCACTGCGGGGACACAACGCGAGAGGCCGCCCTCGTCTCCGTGCGCACGGGTGCCGGGAGCCTGGACCGCAC CACTGTGCTGGGCCCGCCTGACGTGGCACTCGAGGGGGAGCCAGCCCCACAGGAGCCCACGGCCGTCCCCGGGAGCCGGAGGCCCCACAGGAGCCCACGGCCGTCCCCGGGAGCCGGAGGCCCCACAGGAGCCCACGGCCGTCCCCGGGAGCCGGAGGCCCCACAGGAGCCCACGGCCGTCCCCGGGAGCCGGAGGCCCCACAGGAGCCCACGGCCGTCCCCAGGAGCCGGAGGCCCCACAGGAGCCCGTGGCCGTCCCCGGGAGCCGGAGGCCCCACAGGAGCCCACGCCGTGGAGCCAGAGGCCCCACAGGAGCCCGCGGCCGTCCCCGGGAGCCGGAGGCCCCACAGGAGCCCACGCCGTGGAGCCAGAGGCCCCACAGGAGCCCGCGGCCGTCCCCGGGAGCCGGAGGCCCCACAGGAGCCCACGCCGTGGAGCCGGAGGCCCCACAGGAGCCCGCGGCCGTCCCCGGGAGCCGGAGGCCCCACAGGAGCCCGCGGCCGTCCCCGGGAGCCGGAGGCCCCACAGGAGCCCACGCCGTCCCCGGGAGCCGGAGGCCCCACAGGAGCCCACGCCGTCCCCGGGAGCCGGAGGCCCCACAGGAGCCCACAGCCGTCCCCGGGAGCCCGCCCCACAGGAGCCCACGCCGTCCCCGGGAGCCGGAGGCCCCACAGGAGCCCGCGGCCGTCCCCGGGAGCCGGAGGCCCCACAGGAGCCCGCGGCCGTCCCCGGGAGCCGGAGGCCCCACAGGAGCCCGCGGCCGTCCCCGGGAGCTGGAGGCCCCACAGGAGCCCATGGCCGTCCCCCCCGGGAGCTGGAGGCCCCACAGGAGCCCGCGGccgtgtcccccccccccggagcTGGAGGCCCCACAGGAGCCCGTGGCCGTGTCCCCCCCCCGGAGCTGGAGGCCCCACAGGAGCCCGCGGCCGTGTCCCCCCCCCCGGGAGCCGGAGGCCCCACAGGAGCCCACATCGTCCCCGGGAGTTGGAGGCCCACAGGAGCCCATGGCCGTCCCCGGGAGCTGGAGGCCCCAACTAGGAGACCGAGGAATCCCTCTAACCTGTCCTGCAGGGGCCGACTCCTATACCCGTGTCCAGTGCTGGGCCCTGTGCTCTGCCGCCCAGGGAGCCACGCGGGAGGAAGAA AGTCCTACAGATCTGGGGCCCCTGCTGCCAACGGCCGGGACAGGTCAGCGCCCCCCATGGTGCCAAAGAAG GATGCCGAGGGGCCCCGAATTGGGGGCCTTCCTCGTGCACACTGGCAGGGCCTCCTGAGAGCTCACCACCCCCAGAGGACCGTACcaccgggcagggcagggcaggggatggctcctggtGGAAGTGCTCTTCCCCCGGAAGGACACAAGAACTTCCTTCAGTCAGCACAGGGCCTTCCTGTCCTCACGGCCCGGGGCCCACTGCCGCCACCCAAGGGCTGGGCTCCCGCTGAAGGCGAGGAGGTGGGGACCCCTGTGACTGAGGGCAGCCTGGCCTCCATCCCTTATCCTCAGCAGTGA